One Pirellulales bacterium genomic window, TCATCCCTCATCCCTCATCCCTCATCCCTCATCCCTCATCCCTCATCCCTCATCCCTCATCCCTCATCCCTCATCCCTCATCCCTCATCCCTCATCCCTCATCCCTCATCCCTCCATGAAAGTAGCCGACTTCCTGCAATCGCGCCGCGACAACTGGCGGGAACTGGAAAAGCACTGCAACCTGCTGGAACATCGGCGCGTGAAAAACCTGGGACCCGCGACCATCGAACGGTTCGGCTCGCTCTACCGCGCGGTCTGCGCCGACCTGGCCCTGGCCGACTCCTATCAACTCCCCCCCAACACCGTCCACTACCTGCACCAATTGGTCGGCCGGGCGCATAATCAGCTTTATCCGAGCCGCGCCTTCGAGTTCGACTCTTGGACGCACGAGTTGTTGGCGGCAGTCCCGCAACGACTGTTCCGCGACCGGTCGGTGCGGCTGGCCTTCGTGCTGTTCTGGGGCACTTTTCTGGCGGCGGCGACGAGCGCCTACCAGTCGCCCGACTTCGCCGAACAGGTGATCGGCAAACAAATGGTGCGGCACATGGAAGCCATGTACGACAAGCCGGCCGAAGGTCGCGAAGGCGACACCAGCTCTTTCATGGCGGGGT contains:
- a CDS encoding stage II sporulation protein M, with the protein product MKVADFLQSRRDNWRELEKHCNLLEHRRVKNLGPATIERFGSLYRAVCADLALADSYQLPPNTVHYLHQLVGRAHNQLYPSRAFEFDSWTHELLAAVPQRLFRDRSVRLAFVLFWGTFLAAATSAYQSPDFAEQVIGKQMVRHMEAMYDKPAEGREGDTSSFMAGFYVRHNAGIGLQCFAAGLLLGVGGLFITVANAAVLGAVFGHMAALPQRTNFFHFVTAHGPFELTAIVLAAAAGMRLGFAMIDTKGMTRGASLRLAAKEAVTSVSLSVLLFCLAAFIEAYISPSSLPYSAKASVAVTSAGLLLIYLVVLGYPRGGRDATR